The Betta splendens chromosome 4, fBetSpl5.4, whole genome shotgun sequence genome contains a region encoding:
- the LOC114853005 gene encoding rho GTPase-activating protein 21 isoform X2, translated as MLAQRNGLPPGCKRLPLKDHPDLRDVDADAQGCCSLSPSLSSGGCPWARLAGVDGCLSEPYCLWFQLLAKAYWGEVELGLTSPNRSVSWARLREASRKNCVRSRGKQKDGRSQSEASTAASPGPEEEPFSWPGPKTLHLRRTSQGFGFTLRHFIVYPPESAVHNSLKDEENGSRGRQRNRLEPMDTIFVKQVKEGGPAHGAGLCTGDRIVKVNGESIIGKTYSQVIALIQNSDASLELCVMPKDEDILQLAYSQDAYLKGNEAYSGNAQNIPEPPPICYPRIEVKAVGMAQSSEITAVGETPKGPCQGSARRGGGNENSYRLEIPVPPAPTQQKPQTVVCVCNESGRTAAMPPDPADRGSRVIWTGSSHRTEDNQYGPPADSSSARLRPHISSVPGSAQLQHSPSRPTETPLYPNSSSSKLSVICPDTLSVSLRAPASPDTLSPKANHCSPSSKVPSTSPHQNIDWRNYTTYKDYIDAKRLHTYGCRTIQERLDSLRAAANSSSAYAQQSTQTSSSTKQSGALASQVRRRSMSNDRGVDGSNQGTAVTIPLRSASQERLGAGAERMVTTRNWPRSASQDALPLSPPIGATKPRARSCDYLGQQLGEPSLAVCGEKAGLDERSLLCRGEDARAHRQGAGPRVLPHPNRSLPGQENEGRLSNSSLAASVFTKGLTDSVLPSRTDGLIMRPSRLPVKNSISDPSSVLSSTKDQRAAIIGNHLGYPSPLRLHLRDRADSLKMESRWDSGLPARSSSCSGPSSKLPIQKQLQGRNVPASSASSTTNGAVIQKLKVKETSASIGALVRTNDSFIEGVEGPDATVVVLRKDKHSAAPRIRPPSYVFAVNDNQKAGIHKSPPLVKAGSADGAMCWMSHDSCREMRLRRMGETRQRSDSNNLNDSLDSIPFIDEPSSPSIEQDSTHIPASAVISAAPVITTIPPSPTSPSPLIRRQLSHDQDSLRLTIVESDSVTKSERSRSCDEGLDNYRAESRGRSLIPGLKGLKKAVDRSSEDSGSRRDSSSDIFCDATKEGLLHFKQLSTDKGKRVGGGTRQWKPIFAVLRGNFLCLYKDKKEGHAHVNCQAVEEPLPISIKACLIDISYSDTKRKNVLRLTTSDCEYLFQAEDREDMLEWIRVIQDNSNLDEENAAFTSHDLISRKIKEYNTLMSPTSSKTEPSPKPSRQSLRQTLLGGKAETKATSPHSPKAEQEKKNMHKDDTSPPKDKGTWRKGIPGLMRKPFEKKPSPGITFGVRLDDCPPAQTNKFVPLIVEVCCKLVEERGLEYTGIYRVPGNNAAISNMQEELNNKGMSDIDIQDDKWRDLNVISSLLKSFFRKLPEPLFTNDRYTDFIDANRIEDPVDRLKVLKRLLHELPDHHYETLKFLSAHLKTVAENSEKNKMEPRNLAIVFGPTLVRTTEDNMTHMVTHMPDQYKIVETLIQNYDWFFTEDGNGEPVTVSQEESAVESQPVPNIDHLLTNIGRTGTSQGEVSDSPTSDSARSKGSWGSGKDQCSRELLVSSIFAAASRKRKKSKEKPQPSSSDDDLDSVFPKKEIPGQKPNHHNLHVEAPSETRPSPNMRHQVRADERKENGRAVDLTPKAKREHRNSLFLKDKSTSRHPSPCPSPSPNVCGSPNFSYQTAPKGKSSLSDPPSQLDENASDLGTMSSGASVPRSRPKKWTAGASCDLPAGTCIVLGSGAGASAGAEVSSITSDYSTTSSITFLTGVESSALSPELQGGEEADDERSELISEGRPMETDSESDFPVFAPGGGSSQSTPCPEQSKAKTEARGGAAEGSTTPKLEARRLFPSHRMIECDTLSRRWSLRQKTDSDSSVDGVAGSGERSEGRAEGSTRLARVLEVMKKGRSTSSLSSSSRSESERSEPAWHLKISERLKFRLRTSADDMFTQRNRGADVSGKKKSIRRRHTMGGQRDFAELAVINDWREQGGVDQAAELSALDRLKPRCSSQDFSIRDWITRERRQGSEPSVEVAPKAVPEDDHAEAQEAAPVGPCPPPAQTLTEEHVSSSELQSKSKAALGADAHPHKLSGVQVVRSRFYQYL; from the exons GGAGACAGCGAAACCGTCTGGAGCCAATGGACACCATTTTCGTCAAGCAAGTGAAGGAGGGAGGCCCTGCCCACGGAGCTGGACTCTgtacag GGGATCGGATAGTGAAGGTGAATGGAGAGAGCATCATTGGGAAGACCTACTCGCAAGTCATAGCCCTGATACAGAACAG CGATGCCTCACTGGAACTGTGTGTGATGCCAAAGGATGAGGACATTCTGCAGCTG GCATATTCCCAGGATGCATACCTCAAAGGAAATGAGGCATACAGCGGAAATGCCCAGAACATCCCAGAGCCCCCTCCCATATGCTATCCTCGGATAGAAGTTAAAGCTGTGGGCATGGCCCAGTCATCAGAGATTACAGCAGTCGGAGAGACCCCAAAAGGGCCATGTCAGGGATCAGCAAGACGAGGGGGGGGCAATGAAAACAGTTACCGATTGGAAATCCCTGTTCCACCAGCTCCTACTCAACAGAAACCTCAGacagtggtgtgtgtctgtaacgAGAGCGGGAGGACAGCGGCAATGCCTCCTGATCCAGCTGACAGGGGGTCACGGGTGATATGGACGGGATCCAGCCACAGAACAGAAGACAACCAGTATGGTCCTCCAGCAGATTCCAGCTCTGCCAGACTCAGACCACACATTTCCTCAGTACCTGGCAGTGCACAGCTGCAACACTCCCCCTCCCGCCCCACGGAAACCCCACTCTACCCCAATTCTTCTAGTTCTAAACTCAGTGTGATCTGCCCTGACACCCTATCCGTATCATTACGGGCCCCTGCCTCACCAGACACGCTCTCACCGAAAGCCAACCACTGTTCACCATCATCCAAAGTCCCTTCCACTTCCCCACACCAGAACATTGACTGGAGAAACTACACCACCTACAAGGACTATATTGATGCCAAGAGGCTGCACACATACGGCTGTCGCACCATCCAAGAACGCTTGGACAGCTTGCGGGCAGCTGCTAATTCCAGTTCTGCTTATGCCCAGCAAAGCACACAAACGTCTTCTAGCACAAAACAAAGTGGAGCACTGGCTTCCCAGGTCAGACGGAGGAGCATGTCTAATGACAGAGGGGTAGATGGAAGTAATCAGGGTACTGCAGTGACAATTCCATTGCGTAGTGCCTCCCAAGAGAGGcttggagctggagcagagaggatgGTGACAACCAGGAACTGGCCTAGGAGTGCTTCCCAAGATGCACTGCCGCTGTCCCCCCCTATAGGGGCCACCAAACCAAGGGCGCGTTCTTGTGACTATCTGGGCCAGCAGCTTGGAGAGCCAAGTTTGGCTGTCTGTGGAGAAAAGGCTGGGTTGGATGAGAGGTCGCTGCTGTGCCGGGGTGAGGACGCTAGAGCTCACCGGCAGGGGGCGGGTCCCAGGGTGCTACCTCATCCAAACAGGAGTCTCCCTGGACAGGAGAACGAAGGGCGATTATCAAACTCATCTTTAGCTGCCTCTGTGTTTACTAAAGGTCTGACGGATTCTGTGCTACCATCAAGGACAGATGGTCTCATAATGAGACCTTCACGTCTGCCTGTGAAAAACTCCATTTCAGACCCTTCATCTGTCTTGTCCTCCACAAAAGACCAAAGAGCTGCCATCATTGGCAACCATCTGGGCTACCCTTCTCCTCTGCGCCTGCATCTCAGGGACAGGGCAGACAGTCTGAAAATGGAGAGCAGGTGGGACTCCGGGTTACCAGCAaggtcctcctcctgctctggtcCCTCGTCCAAGCTCCCCATACAGAAACAACTGCAAGGTAGAAATGTCCCTGCTTCTTCTGCGTCCTCCACCACTAATGGAGCCGTGATCCAAAAGCTAAAGGTCAAAGAAACCTCCGCCTCCATCGGTGCCCTTGTACGGACTAACGACAGCTTTATTGAGGGCGTGGAAGGACCAGATGCAACAGTTGTGGTTCTGAGAAAGGACAAACACTCTGCAGCCCCTCGCATTCGGCCACCCTCTTACGTATTCGCCGTTAATGACAACCAGAAAGCAGGGATTCATAAGTCACCACCACTGGTGAAGGCAGGCTCTGCAGATGGAGCCATGTGCTGGATGTCTCATGACAGCTGCAGGGAGATGCGTTTAAGGAGAATGGGAGAAACAAGGCAAAGGTCTGACTCCAATAACCTGAATGACTCTCTGGATTCTATCCCCTTCATAG ATGAACCATCTAGTCCCAGCATTGAGCAGGACAGCACACACATTCCTGCCTCTGCTGTGATATCTGCAGCCCCTGTCATCACCACTATCCCACCTAGCCCCACGTCTCCGTCACCTCTTATTCGACGCCAACTGTCACACGACCAAG ATTCGCTCCGTCTCACAATTGTTGAGTCGGACTCTGTTACAAAATCTGAGCGGTCCAGGTCATGTGATGAAGGTCTGGATAACTACCGGGCAGAAAGCAGAGG GAGGTCTTTGATACCTGGACTGAAAGGTCTTAAAAAG GCTGTGGACAGGTCATCAGAGGATTCGGGTTCCAGGAGAGATTCGTCATCCGACATCTTCTGTGACGCCACCAAGGAGGGTTTGCTGCATTTCAAGCAGCTCAGCACAGACAAGGGCAAG CGTGTTGGAGGAGGAACGCGCCAGTGGAAACCGATTTTTGCCGTTTTACGAGGAAACTTTCTCTGCCTATATAAAGACAAGAAGGAGGGCCATGCTCACGTAAACTGCCAGGCTGTGGAAGAGCCGCTGCCAATTAGCATCAAAGCCTGTTTGATCGACATCTCCTACAGCGACACCAAGAGGAAGAACGTTCTGCGGCTGACGACGTCGGACTGCGAGTACCTGTTCCAGGCGGAGGACCGGGAGGACATGCTGGAGTGGATTAGAGTCATCCAGGACAACAGCAACCTGGACGAGGAG AATGCAGCCTTTACCAGCCATGACCTCATCAGCAGGAAGATCAAGGAGTACAACACCTTGATGAG TCCAACTTCCAGCAAGACAGAGCCCTCGCCCAAACCCTCACGCCAGTCGCTGAGGCAGACACTGCTGGGAGGGAAGGCAGAGACCAAAGCAACGAGTCCGCACTCACctaaagctgagcaggagaagaagaacatGCACAAAG ATGATACCAGCCCTCCCAAGGACAAAGGCACGTGGAGGAAGGGGATCCCGGGGTTGATGAGGAAACCTTTTGAGAAGAAGCCATCTCCTGGAATCACGTTTGGCGTGAGACTGGATGACTGTCCTCCTGCACAAACCAACAAG TTCGTGCCTCTGATTGTGGAGGTCTGCTGtaagctggtggaggagaggggactGGAGTACACAGGCATCTACAGAGTCCCAGGCAACAACGCTGCCATCTCAAACATGCAGGAGGAGCTCAACAACAAGGGCATGAGCGATATCGATATCCAGGATGAT AAATGGAGGGACCTCAACGTGATCAGCAGTTTGCTTAAGTCCTTCTTCCGTAAGCTTCCAGAGCCGTTATTCACTAATG ATAGGTACACAGACTTCATAGACGCCAACAGAATAGAGGACCCAGTGGACAGACTCAAAGTGCTTAAAAGACTG CTTCATGAGTTGCCAGATCATCACTATGAAACCCTCAAGTTCCTCTCAGCTCATctgaaaactgtggctgaaaaCTCAGAGAAAAACAAG ATGGAACCGAGGAACCTTGCTATCGTGTTTGGTCCCACTCTGGTTCGCACCACTGAGGACAACATGACCCATATGGTGACGCACATGCCGGACCAGTACAAGATCGTGGAGACTCTTATTCAGAAT TACGACTGGTTTTTCACTGAAGATGGAAACGGAGAGCCAGTG ACCGTGTCTCAGGAGGAGAGCGCAGTGGAGTCTCAGCCGGTGCCAAACATCGACCACCTCCTCACCAACATCGGCCGCACGGGCACGTCGCAGGGTGAAGTATCAG ATTCACCGACTAGTGACTCTGCTAGATCCAAG GGTTCCTGGGGTTCAGGGAAGGACCAGTGCAGCCGAGAACTCCTGGTCTCATCCATCTTTGCTGCAGCCAGTcgcaaaagaaagaaatcaaaggAGAAGCCGCAGCCTAGCAGCTCAGACGACGACTTGGATTCTGTGTTCCCAAAGAAGGAAATCCCTGGTCAGAAGCCAAACCACCACAATCTCCACGTCGAGGCTCCTAGCGAGACTCGTCCCAGCCCCAACATGAGGCACCAAGTGCGAGCCGATGAGAGGAAGGAGAACGGGAGAGCTGTGGACCTGACGCCCAAAGCCAAGAGAGAGCATAGAAACTCTTTATTCCTGAAGGACAAGTCGACCTCCAGACATCCCTCACCTTGCCCCTCTCCATCCCCGAACGTCTGTGGCTCTCCTAACTTCAGCTACCAAACTGCTCCTAAGGGGAAGTCCTCCCTGTCGGATCCTCCATCACAGCTGGATGAAAACGCCTCCGACCTCGGGACCATGAGCTCTGGAGCCTCAGTGCCACGCTCACGACCTAAAAAGTGGACTGCGGGTGCGTCCTGTGACCTTCCGGCAGGTACGTGTATTGTACTGGGATCAGGTGCCGGAGCATCAGCCGGTGCAGAGGTGAGCTCCATCACCTCCGACTATTCCACCACTTCATCCATCACGTTCCTAACTGGAGTGGAGTCCAGCGCGCTCAGCCCGGAGCTGCAGGGTGGGGAGGAGGCGGACGACGAGCGCAGTGAGCTCATCAGCGAGGGGCGACCCATGGAGACCGACAGCGAAAGCGACTTCCCGGTGTTTGCTCCAGGAGGTGGCAGCAGCCAGTCGACACCCTGCCCGGAGCAGAGCAAGGCCAAGACGGAAGCAAGAGGTGGTGCAGCTGAGGGGAGCACCACACCGAAACTGGAGGCGCGGCGCCTTTTTCCATCACACAGGATGATCGAGTGTGACACCCTCTCCAGGCGGTGGTCTCTGAGACAGAAAACGGACAGCGACTCCTCGGTGGACGGAGTGGCCGGGAGCGGAGAGCGCAGCGAGGGCAGGGCGGAGGGCTCCACTCGGCTGGCTCGCGTTCTGGAGGTGATGAAGAAAGGGCGGTCGACGAGCAGCCTCAGCTCGTCGTCACGCAGCGAGTCGGAGCGCTCCGAGCCGGCCTGGCACCTTAAGATCAGCGAGAGGCTCAAGTTCAGGCTGCGCACGTCGGCTGATGACATGTTCACCCAGAGGAACCGAGGCGCGGACGTGAGTGGGAAGAAGAAAAGCATCCGGCGGAGGCACACCATGGGCGGGCAGAGGGACTTTGCAGAGCTGGCGGTCATTAATGACTGGAGGGAGCAGGGGGGGGTGGACCAGGCGGCTGAACTGTCAGCTCTGGACCGGCTCAAGCCCAGGTGCTCCTCTCAGGACTTCTCCATCCGAGACTGGATAACCAGGGAACGACGCCAAGGCTCCGAGCCCAGCGTGGAAGTCGCGCCCAAAGCAGTCCCTGAGGACGACCACGCGGAGGCTCAGGAGGCCGCTCCGGTGGGACCTTGTCCTCCGCctgcacagacactgacagagGAGCACGTCAGCAGCAGCGAGCTGCAAAGCAAAAGCAAGGCAGCACTGGGAGCAGACGCTCACCCACACAAACTCTCTGGAGTGCAAGTGGTTCGCTCGCGGTTCTACCAATATCTGTGA
- the LOC114853005 gene encoding rho GTPase-activating protein 21 isoform X6 has translation MLTEVVLAGTGRQRRPSFTLPSCLRAHSPVPKAYSQDAYLKGNEAYSGNAQNIPEPPPICYPRIEVKAVGMAQSSEITAVGETPKGPCQGSARRGGGNENSYRLEIPVPPAPTQQKPQTVVCVCNESGRTAAMPPDPADRGSRVIWTGSSHRTEDNQYGPPADSSSARLRPHISSVPGSAQLQHSPSRPTETPLYPNSSSSKLSVICPDTLSVSLRAPASPDTLSPKANHCSPSSKVPSTSPHQNIDWRNYTTYKDYIDAKRLHTYGCRTIQERLDSLRAAANSSSAYAQQSTQTSSSTKQSGALASQVRRRSMSNDRGVDGSNQGTAVTIPLRSASQERLGAGAERMVTTRNWPRSASQDALPLSPPIGATKPRARSCDYLGQQLGEPSLAVCGEKAGLDERSLLCRGEDARAHRQGAGPRVLPHPNRSLPGQENEGRLSNSSLAASVFTKGLTDSVLPSRTDGLIMRPSRLPVKNSISDPSSVLSSTKDQRAAIIGNHLGYPSPLRLHLRDRADSLKMESRWDSGLPARSSSCSGPSSKLPIQKQLQGRNVPASSASSTTNGAVIQKLKVKETSASIGALVRTNDSFIEGVEGPDATVVVLRKDKHSAAPRIRPPSYVFAVNDNQKAGIHKSPPLVKAGSADGAMCWMSHDSCREMRLRRMGETRQRSDSNNLNDSLDSIPFIDEPSSPSIEQDSTHIPASAVISAAPVITTIPPSPTSPSPLIRRQLSHDQDSLRLTIVESDSVTKSERSRSCDEGLDNYRAESRGRSLIPGLKGLKKAVDRSSEDSGSRRDSSSDIFCDATKEGLLHFKQLSTDKGKRVGGGTRQWKPIFAVLRGNFLCLYKDKKEGHAHVNCQAVEEPLPISIKACLIDISYSDTKRKNVLRLTTSDCEYLFQAEDREDMLEWIRVIQDNSNLDEENAAFTSHDLISRKIKEYNTLMSPTSSKTEPSPKPSRQSLRQTLLGGKAETKATSPHSPKAEQEKKNMHKDDTSPPKDKGTWRKGIPGLMRKPFEKKPSPGITFGVRLDDCPPAQTNKFVPLIVEVCCKLVEERGLEYTGIYRVPGNNAAISNMQEELNNKGMSDIDIQDDKWRDLNVISSLLKSFFRKLPEPLFTNDRYTDFIDANRIEDPVDRLKVLKRLLHELPDHHYETLKFLSAHLKTVAENSEKNKMEPRNLAIVFGPTLVRTTEDNMTHMVTHMPDQYKIVETLIQNYDWFFTEDGNGEPVTVSQEESAVESQPVPNIDHLLTNIGRTGTSQGEVSDSPTSDSARSKGSWGSGKDQCSRELLVSSIFAAASRKRKKSKEKPQPSSSDDDLDSVFPKKEIPGQKPNHHNLHVEAPSETRPSPNMRHQVRADERKENGRAVDLTPKAKREHRNSLFLKDKSTSRHPSPCPSPSPNVCGSPNFSYQTAPKGKSSLSDPPSQLDENASDLGTMSSGASVPRSRPKKWTAGASCDLPAGTCIVLGSGAGASAGAEVSSITSDYSTTSSITFLTGVESSALSPELQGGEEADDERSELISEGRPMETDSESDFPVFAPGGGSSQSTPCPEQSKAKTEARGGAAEGSTTPKLEARRLFPSHRMIECDTLSRRWSLRQKTDSDSSVDGVAGSGERSEGRAEGSTRLARVLEVMKKGRSTSSLSSSSRSESERSEPAWHLKISERLKFRLRTSADDMFTQRNRGADVSGKKKSIRRRHTMGGQRDFAELAVINDWREQGGVDQAAELSALDRLKPRCSSQDFSIRDWITRERRQGSEPSVEVAPKAVPEDDHAEAQEAAPVGPCPPPAQTLTEEHVSSSELQSKSKAALGADAHPHKLSGVQVVRSRFYQYL, from the exons ATGCTGACCGAGGTAGTGTTAGCTGGCACTGGCAGGCAGAGGAGACCTTCATTCACTCTGCCGTCGTGCCTCAGGGCACACTCTCCGGTACCAAAG GCATATTCCCAGGATGCATACCTCAAAGGAAATGAGGCATACAGCGGAAATGCCCAGAACATCCCAGAGCCCCCTCCCATATGCTATCCTCGGATAGAAGTTAAAGCTGTGGGCATGGCCCAGTCATCAGAGATTACAGCAGTCGGAGAGACCCCAAAAGGGCCATGTCAGGGATCAGCAAGACGAGGGGGGGGCAATGAAAACAGTTACCGATTGGAAATCCCTGTTCCACCAGCTCCTACTCAACAGAAACCTCAGacagtggtgtgtgtctgtaacgAGAGCGGGAGGACAGCGGCAATGCCTCCTGATCCAGCTGACAGGGGGTCACGGGTGATATGGACGGGATCCAGCCACAGAACAGAAGACAACCAGTATGGTCCTCCAGCAGATTCCAGCTCTGCCAGACTCAGACCACACATTTCCTCAGTACCTGGCAGTGCACAGCTGCAACACTCCCCCTCCCGCCCCACGGAAACCCCACTCTACCCCAATTCTTCTAGTTCTAAACTCAGTGTGATCTGCCCTGACACCCTATCCGTATCATTACGGGCCCCTGCCTCACCAGACACGCTCTCACCGAAAGCCAACCACTGTTCACCATCATCCAAAGTCCCTTCCACTTCCCCACACCAGAACATTGACTGGAGAAACTACACCACCTACAAGGACTATATTGATGCCAAGAGGCTGCACACATACGGCTGTCGCACCATCCAAGAACGCTTGGACAGCTTGCGGGCAGCTGCTAATTCCAGTTCTGCTTATGCCCAGCAAAGCACACAAACGTCTTCTAGCACAAAACAAAGTGGAGCACTGGCTTCCCAGGTCAGACGGAGGAGCATGTCTAATGACAGAGGGGTAGATGGAAGTAATCAGGGTACTGCAGTGACAATTCCATTGCGTAGTGCCTCCCAAGAGAGGcttggagctggagcagagaggatgGTGACAACCAGGAACTGGCCTAGGAGTGCTTCCCAAGATGCACTGCCGCTGTCCCCCCCTATAGGGGCCACCAAACCAAGGGCGCGTTCTTGTGACTATCTGGGCCAGCAGCTTGGAGAGCCAAGTTTGGCTGTCTGTGGAGAAAAGGCTGGGTTGGATGAGAGGTCGCTGCTGTGCCGGGGTGAGGACGCTAGAGCTCACCGGCAGGGGGCGGGTCCCAGGGTGCTACCTCATCCAAACAGGAGTCTCCCTGGACAGGAGAACGAAGGGCGATTATCAAACTCATCTTTAGCTGCCTCTGTGTTTACTAAAGGTCTGACGGATTCTGTGCTACCATCAAGGACAGATGGTCTCATAATGAGACCTTCACGTCTGCCTGTGAAAAACTCCATTTCAGACCCTTCATCTGTCTTGTCCTCCACAAAAGACCAAAGAGCTGCCATCATTGGCAACCATCTGGGCTACCCTTCTCCTCTGCGCCTGCATCTCAGGGACAGGGCAGACAGTCTGAAAATGGAGAGCAGGTGGGACTCCGGGTTACCAGCAaggtcctcctcctgctctggtcCCTCGTCCAAGCTCCCCATACAGAAACAACTGCAAGGTAGAAATGTCCCTGCTTCTTCTGCGTCCTCCACCACTAATGGAGCCGTGATCCAAAAGCTAAAGGTCAAAGAAACCTCCGCCTCCATCGGTGCCCTTGTACGGACTAACGACAGCTTTATTGAGGGCGTGGAAGGACCAGATGCAACAGTTGTGGTTCTGAGAAAGGACAAACACTCTGCAGCCCCTCGCATTCGGCCACCCTCTTACGTATTCGCCGTTAATGACAACCAGAAAGCAGGGATTCATAAGTCACCACCACTGGTGAAGGCAGGCTCTGCAGATGGAGCCATGTGCTGGATGTCTCATGACAGCTGCAGGGAGATGCGTTTAAGGAGAATGGGAGAAACAAGGCAAAGGTCTGACTCCAATAACCTGAATGACTCTCTGGATTCTATCCCCTTCATAG ATGAACCATCTAGTCCCAGCATTGAGCAGGACAGCACACACATTCCTGCCTCTGCTGTGATATCTGCAGCCCCTGTCATCACCACTATCCCACCTAGCCCCACGTCTCCGTCACCTCTTATTCGACGCCAACTGTCACACGACCAAG ATTCGCTCCGTCTCACAATTGTTGAGTCGGACTCTGTTACAAAATCTGAGCGGTCCAGGTCATGTGATGAAGGTCTGGATAACTACCGGGCAGAAAGCAGAGG GAGGTCTTTGATACCTGGACTGAAAGGTCTTAAAAAG GCTGTGGACAGGTCATCAGAGGATTCGGGTTCCAGGAGAGATTCGTCATCCGACATCTTCTGTGACGCCACCAAGGAGGGTTTGCTGCATTTCAAGCAGCTCAGCACAGACAAGGGCAAG CGTGTTGGAGGAGGAACGCGCCAGTGGAAACCGATTTTTGCCGTTTTACGAGGAAACTTTCTCTGCCTATATAAAGACAAGAAGGAGGGCCATGCTCACGTAAACTGCCAGGCTGTGGAAGAGCCGCTGCCAATTAGCATCAAAGCCTGTTTGATCGACATCTCCTACAGCGACACCAAGAGGAAGAACGTTCTGCGGCTGACGACGTCGGACTGCGAGTACCTGTTCCAGGCGGAGGACCGGGAGGACATGCTGGAGTGGATTAGAGTCATCCAGGACAACAGCAACCTGGACGAGGAG AATGCAGCCTTTACCAGCCATGACCTCATCAGCAGGAAGATCAAGGAGTACAACACCTTGATGAG TCCAACTTCCAGCAAGACAGAGCCCTCGCCCAAACCCTCACGCCAGTCGCTGAGGCAGACACTGCTGGGAGGGAAGGCAGAGACCAAAGCAACGAGTCCGCACTCACctaaagctgagcaggagaagaagaacatGCACAAAG ATGATACCAGCCCTCCCAAGGACAAAGGCACGTGGAGGAAGGGGATCCCGGGGTTGATGAGGAAACCTTTTGAGAAGAAGCCATCTCCTGGAATCACGTTTGGCGTGAGACTGGATGACTGTCCTCCTGCACAAACCAACAAG TTCGTGCCTCTGATTGTGGAGGTCTGCTGtaagctggtggaggagaggggactGGAGTACACAGGCATCTACAGAGTCCCAGGCAACAACGCTGCCATCTCAAACATGCAGGAGGAGCTCAACAACAAGGGCATGAGCGATATCGATATCCAGGATGAT AAATGGAGGGACCTCAACGTGATCAGCAGTTTGCTTAAGTCCTTCTTCCGTAAGCTTCCAGAGCCGTTATTCACTAATG ATAGGTACACAGACTTCATAGACGCCAACAGAATAGAGGACCCAGTGGACAGACTCAAAGTGCTTAAAAGACTG CTTCATGAGTTGCCAGATCATCACTATGAAACCCTCAAGTTCCTCTCAGCTCATctgaaaactgtggctgaaaaCTCAGAGAAAAACAAG ATGGAACCGAGGAACCTTGCTATCGTGTTTGGTCCCACTCTGGTTCGCACCACTGAGGACAACATGACCCATATGGTGACGCACATGCCGGACCAGTACAAGATCGTGGAGACTCTTATTCAGAAT TACGACTGGTTTTTCACTGAAGATGGAAACGGAGAGCCAGTG ACCGTGTCTCAGGAGGAGAGCGCAGTGGAGTCTCAGCCGGTGCCAAACATCGACCACCTCCTCACCAACATCGGCCGCACGGGCACGTCGCAGGGTGAAGTATCAG ATTCACCGACTAGTGACTCTGCTAGATCCAAG GGTTCCTGGGGTTCAGGGAAGGACCAGTGCAGCCGAGAACTCCTGGTCTCATCCATCTTTGCTGCAGCCAGTcgcaaaagaaagaaatcaaaggAGAAGCCGCAGCCTAGCAGCTCAGACGACGACTTGGATTCTGTGTTCCCAAAGAAGGAAATCCCTGGTCAGAAGCCAAACCACCACAATCTCCACGTCGAGGCTCCTAGCGAGACTCGTCCCAGCCCCAACATGAGGCACCAAGTGCGAGCCGATGAGAGGAAGGAGAACGGGAGAGCTGTGGACCTGACGCCCAAAGCCAAGAGAGAGCATAGAAACTCTTTATTCCTGAAGGACAAGTCGACCTCCAGACATCCCTCACCTTGCCCCTCTCCATCCCCGAACGTCTGTGGCTCTCCTAACTTCAGCTACCAAACTGCTCCTAAGGGGAAGTCCTCCCTGTCGGATCCTCCATCACAGCTGGATGAAAACGCCTCCGACCTCGGGACCATGAGCTCTGGAGCCTCAGTGCCACGCTCACGACCTAAAAAGTGGACTGCGGGTGCGTCCTGTGACCTTCCGGCAGGTACGTGTATTGTACTGGGATCAGGTGCCGGAGCATCAGCCGGTGCAGAGGTGAGCTCCATCACCTCCGACTATTCCACCACTTCATCCATCACGTTCCTAACTGGAGTGGAGTCCAGCGCGCTCAGCCCGGAGCTGCAGGGTGGGGAGGAGGCGGACGACGAGCGCAGTGAGCTCATCAGCGAGGGGCGACCCATGGAGACCGACAGCGAAAGCGACTTCCCGGTGTTTGCTCCAGGAGGTGGCAGCAGCCAGTCGACACCCTGCCCGGAGCAGAGCAAGGCCAAGACGGAAGCAAGAGGTGGTGCAGCTGAGGGGAGCACCACACCGAAACTGGAGGCGCGGCGCCTTTTTCCATCACACAGGATGATCGAGTGTGACACCCTCTCCAGGCGGTGGTCTCTGAGACAGAAAACGGACAGCGACTCCTCGGTGGACGGAGTGGCCGGGAGCGGAGAGCGCAGCGAGGGCAGGGCGGAGGGCTCCACTCGGCTGGCTCGCGTTCTGGAGGTGATGAAGAAAGGGCGGTCGACGAGCAGCCTCAGCTCGTCGTCACGCAGCGAGTCGGAGCGCTCCGAGCCGGCCTGGCACCTTAAGATCAGCGAGAGGCTCAAGTTCAGGCTGCGCACGTCGGCTGATGACATGTTCACCCAGAGGAACCGAGGCGCGGACGTGAGTGGGAAGAAGAAAAGCATCCGGCGGAGGCACACCATGGGCGGGCAGAGGGACTTTGCAGAGCTGGCGGTCATTAATGACTGGAGGGAGCAGGGGGGGGTGGACCAGGCGGCTGAACTGTCAGCTCTGGACCGGCTCAAGCCCAGGTGCTCCTCTCAGGACTTCTCCATCCGAGACTGGATAACCAGGGAACGACGCCAAGGCTCCGAGCCCAGCGTGGAAGTCGCGCCCAAAGCAGTCCCTGAGGACGACCACGCGGAGGCTCAGGAGGCCGCTCCGGTGGGACCTTGTCCTCCGCctgcacagacactgacagagGAGCACGTCAGCAGCAGCGAGCTGCAAAGCAAAAGCAAGGCAGCACTGGGAGCAGACGCTCACCCACACAAACTCTCTGGAGTGCAAGTGGTTCGCTCGCGGTTCTACCAATATCTGTGA